Proteins co-encoded in one Quercus robur chromosome 8, dhQueRobu3.1, whole genome shotgun sequence genomic window:
- the LOC126694112 gene encoding uncharacterized protein LOC126694112 — MYLIFLIPAGSPSHVSEPNETISSPQWKLADKIARTGFLVVVPDFFYGDPIIDFNDPNFDVNSWSNVHNADKGNEDTKAVIAALRSKGISAIGAAGFCWFGMMLKFIVSDVKVPIAILGAEIDHISPPEQLKQFGEKLSAKSEFDSFVKIFPGVAHGWTVKYNVEDESAVKSAKESHLDMLNWFAKYVK, encoded by the exons atgtatttgatttttctcataCCAGCTGGTAGTCCTTCACATGTTAGTGAACCAAATGAAACGATATCAAGTCCTCAGTG GAAACTTGCAGACAAAATTGCAAGAACTGGATTCTTGGTGGTAGTTCCTGATTTTTTCTATGGTGATCCGATCATTGATTTCAATGACCCTAACTTTGATGTAAACTCATGGTCAAACGTTCACAACGCG GATAAAGGAAATGAGGATACCAAAGCTGTGATTGCAGCTCTAAGAAGTAAAGGTATTTCAGCCATTGGGGCAGCAGGTTTTTGCTGGTTTG GGATG ATGTTAAAGTTCATTGTTTCAGATGTGAAAGTTCCTATTGCTATATTAGGAGCTGAGATTGACCATATTTCCCCACCGGAACAACTGAAACAGTTTGGAGAGAAGTTGTCAGCAAAATCTGAG TTTGATAGCTTTGTGAAAATATTCCCTGGTGTGGCTCATGGATGGACAGTAAAGTACAATGTTGAGGATGAGTCAGCTGTAAAAAGTGCTAAAGAGTCTCATTTGGACATGTTAAATTGGTTTGCCAAGTATGTCAAGTGA
- the LOC126694113 gene encoding serine/threonine-protein phosphatase 7 long form homolog encodes MDPHGAGPAIRTLLTRQDEHRSSLLWDAHLEGEEVQGVLTCRHREKGLLEGGVDGLDPRIVAYITDAGLDGLLRVPHMDIDHALITALVERWRPEAHSFHLPHGEMTITLQDMKVIMGVPVDGLPLVGCISPMVNWHDVCHRLLGHIPPDREPGRNKNTRVMEGARVKTKWLEDWFRNPLPVDAPEQLVQKYARFYIVELLGGMLFMDKSGEQISIRYLQFFDPISNGKKNSWGSAALSWLYRHLYNASEKKAKQIGGALLLVQLWAWVRFLHICPVMRHPHQALPPGPLAVRWKGAKITTEHSMHVLRAYRVSLTSLRPNQVVEGHHPECVLRQFGMKQGIPIDVDTSIELHKITLQGKHHEDWAEVHAPHIAKWAVHATIADAPAFHGEMSYNDEYMVWFRPRTVRHITKETSYWDTLVESQLSIIAKCKPGSEIYTDSINALQAVKEIGRLTLDHARDVGNTSESAVRHGWQAGGRQGHGGRQSSQRHTSSRPPTSGQRHTLVPTSS; translated from the exons ATGGACCCACACGGAGCAGGACCTGCTATACGGACTTTGTTGACGAGGCAGGATGAGCATCGTTCAAGTTTGCTTTGGGATGCTCATTTGGAAGGCGAG GAAGTGCAAGGTGTATTGACTTGTCGTCACCGAGAGAAAGGTCTGCTTGAAGGTGGGGTAGATGGGTTAGATCCACGAATTGTCGCTTATATCACTGATGCAGGGTTAGATGGGCTACTTCGGGTCCCACATATGGACATTGACCATGCATTGATCACAGCGTTGGTGGAGAGATGGCGGCCGGAGGCGCACTCATTTCACTTGCCCCACGGTGAGATGACCATCACACTACAAGATATGAAGGTTATAATGGGGGTACCTGTAGATGGCTTGCCGTTGGTGGGATGTATATCCCCGATGGTCAATTGGCATGACGTCTGCCATAGATTGCTAGGGCATATACCGCCAGATAGAGAACCTGGTCGTAATAAGAACACTAGAGTGATGGAAGGGGCGAGGGTAAAAACCAAATGGCTTGAGGATTGGTTTAGAAACCCTCTCCCGGTTGACGCCCCTGAGCAGCTTGTGCAGAAGTATGCTCGGTTTTACATAGTGGAGTTGTTAGGTGGTATGCTATTTATGGACAAGTCTGGAGAACAGATCTCAATTAGGTATCTGCAATTTTTCGATCCAATCAGCAACGGAAAGAAGAATAGTTGGGGTAGTGCAGCACTAAGTTGGCTCTATAGACACCTCTATAACGCATCAGAGAAGAAAGCCAAGCAAATCGGCGGTGCATTGCTATTGGTGCAGTTGTGGGCATGGGTAAGGTTTCTCCACATATGTCCTGTGATGAGGCATCCACACCAGGCACTGCCTCCAGGTCCACTTGCGGTCAG ATGGAAAGGGGCTAAGATAACAACTGAACATTCAATGCACGTCCTACGTGCCTATCGTGTGTCGCTTACTTCGCTACGGCCAAATCAG GTGGTTGAAGGCCATCATCCTGAATGTGTTCTCCGACAGTTTGGGATGAAGCAAGGCATACCAATCGATGTTGATACTTCAATTGAACTGCACAAGATCACCCTCCAGGGCAAGCACCATGAAGATTGGGCCGAAGTACATGCCCCGCATATTGCTAAATGGGCTGTGCACGCCACAATTGCCGATGCACCGGCCTTTCATGGGGAGATGAGCTACAATGACGAGTATATGGTGTGGTTTCGTCCTCGCACTGTTCGCCATATTACAAAAGAGACTTCGTACTGGGACACTTTG GTTGAATCACAGTTGAGCATTATAGCGAAGTGCAAACCAGGGTCTGAGATCTACACCGACTCTATTAATGCCTTGCAAGCTGTTAAAGAGATCGGTCGGTTAACCTTGGACCATGCACGTGATGTGGGCAACACAAGTGAATCGGCTGTACGGCATGGTTGGCAAGCAGGTGGACGTCAAGGGCATGGAGGCCGTCAATCTAGTCAGCGTCATACATCTAGTCGGCCTCCCACATCTGGTCAGCGTCACACACTCGTGCCCACATCTAGTTGA